The genome window GTGTGGGGTGCCTGGGGCCTTGCCAAAATGCCGATAAACTTCACGGGCCTTCCTGGGTCCTGCAGGGAGGAAGCCAAAAGAGATGTTTTAGTTGCACTGAGGTATTAGGATCAGACTAAGATGCAtgaaatgggacgtggtggtgctgcaggctaaaccgcaggcgcctttgtgtgctgcagggtcagaagaccagcagtcgtaagatcgaatccacgcaacgaagtgagctcccgtcactttgtcccagctcctcgccaacctagcagttcgaaagcatgcaaatgcgagtagataaataggaaccacctcggtgggaaggtaaacagcgtttcgtgtatagccgcgctggccatgtgacaacggaaactgtcttcggacaaacgctggctctacagcttggaaacggggatgagcaccgccccctagagtcagacacgactgccTAAATGTCTTACCTTTAAGATGCATGAAAGTTTCATAATACTTCTTGACTTACCTGAAAGCAATACAGTTCCCTGTCCTTTGGGGGCAGCCATGGCTAACTGATCAAAAGTCATGATCTGGCCGCCAGCTTTCAAGATGCGTGTGCGGGCACCTTTGGTCACTCTGAGTGCACAGACcttggagaaaaaacaaaatgggTTGCAACACAAGGGTCCCCACATGCAGACATCCTTCCATTTAAAATCCCTTGCCCTCACCCCCTTTCCCATCTGAGCAGCTCTCCCATGACTGGCCAGACTACCTTCAGTTTGGGGATTTCCTGGATTCGAACATCATCCGTCACTGTGCCCACTACGACAGCTGTTTTGTTATCCCGGCCTGGTAGCTTCATCTTACGGATCTGTGGAGAAAGAACGCTTGTACTAATCAGCAAGGAACAGTTTACTTTCTGAAACTCACCTTTTTTGCAAGCAAATGTGTACATTCATAACCTGGGTTGTGTGTATGTGACCTTAAGTAGGACAACAGCCATGTAATTTTGCCCTCTTGTCTCCATGTCCTTCCACAAGATACACAACATGAAGAGCTGTACATCTCCCTACTATCATCGCCACCACAACTAACTGCTCTGGGCAGAGGCATATGTTATGTAACTGctgttccttctcttcttttataGGCTACGGTCTTGCTCTTTTCTCTATGCCCTACCTTCATCTGCTATCTGATCTCTACTGACAAAGCCACATCAGAAGTAGCCCTGCTTGTTGCCTTATGTAAAGCTGGAGAGGTGTGATGACTGAGCATGAGAACtcttcattagagatggggataatatccccccccccccggaaggtgGAAATAACAAGCAGCAGTGTTTTCCTATCAGGCTatgctctgcaatggattagccactctgcgacctggcagagaggcttgtcttCCCCCTTCCAGCCAGGAGTGGCCAATCCATTGCAGAGCACAGAGCAATAGGAGCAGCAGTGGGCAAActgtgagtggaccgtccggccccatggggctggaccctcgttatttccacctgcggggggatattcgtatttgtatacaaatactcccattcTACTCTTGATACCTGAAATTCAAAGACTTTGAGATCTGATAGGAGCAGGCACCTGTGACACTAGGAAAGGGATTCTGAGGAGAATTTGGAACTTACCATGCGCGATAGTGACAGCGGAGGCCGGTTGGTACGACTCATAAACAGCCGTTTGAGAATCACCTTATTGAATTTTGCATTGGTCCGCCGAGCAAGAAACCTGTAGAgctgaaatgcaaaaaaggattTATGATACATTAGGGAGTCCTGCAGTTAGCACCCCTGCCCAACTAAACCCAATGGACTACCTTTATTTCCAGATTAAGGCTACAAACCTTCTAGCCCAACATTACATTACATCCAACTGATCATTCTGCAAAATAACTTTCATCTCACTATTACAGAAACAAAGCAGCCCACTTTtcccaatttgttttttttcctggaaaaactgaaaaaatatgGTGTGTGGagtatgttcttttacaatgataaataatgtcTATGACGTGGTATTCAAATTATATAACATTAAGACATTAATGAAATGAggctttatgtatttaagttctctcTAGAGATGCAACATTTCCAAAAGAATAtcattttttctggggggggggggacaggtttttattttctggaaaaaaaagtggaaattttcagaaatgttcATGTCTGGTCCCCCACCCATGTAAATGCACCACTAGTTGAGAACCATGGAACTTAAGTCTAATGTTGGTGTTACTGttctattgttttattatattgtaaaccacccagagtggccttgcagaCAGATGGGAGGTATAacagtcaaataaataaacaggtcaAATCTCAGCTTGTGGCAAAAATCTTCCAACTACAGGATCCATGACAGACACTTCTCTAGGCTCCACTTCAAGGGCCTATATAGGAAGAGAGGCCACCCTCTTTATGCACTTTGCTGCACTATCATGCTGTTCAGAAGCTTCTCCAAATGTCCACAACAAATCTGCATCCTTTTAATTCCTATCCATTTGTTCTAGACAGTTATTACTAAAGGGAGGATTTCTGtaacatgtcattttttttcctgcagcctaCATATATTTCaacttatgggtgggtttgaacatgtttatgaacaATCTGtcaagaaaggccagattactcataaccATGTCTGaatttgcttatgggttcaaatgtaggttgcaagGACAATGTGAAATGTCATTGAAATCCTCCTAGATCACAGTCCCCACCCTTAACCTTCTATCCTCGAGGCCAAGGGTCTCCAATCTACGGCCCACCTTGTCTTCCTTCGGCCCTCGAACACGTGGAACATACATTATGTGGCCCTTATGCTGAAAagcttggagacccctgctctaggctaAAAATAAACACCTTTCCCCCATGCCATCCCCACTAACTTTCACCATAGGTACCTCAACATCCAGAAGGCCCTTGTCTCAAAGTATATTGGTTTTGTAAATGTCTTCGTAAAGTATGATATTCAAATTGGACATCACAGTCCACCTGTTATTTGAATACACAGTAAAAACAGAGCAGAATGCAGAAAATCATTTATTCTGCCCTGGGCATGTTTTTAATAGTACGTTGTAGTTAAATGCAGATGGAGATGATAACCACCACAAATGCTGGCTTTCGCCCACATCTGAACCCACAGATCATTGACTGCCCCAGTTCTCACCTTGACCAGGAGACGAAGGTAAATATCTTGACTCTTAGGCTCCTTACGACGAACCTTCCGGTCCTTGTTGTGGCGAATGTCAACTCCCTGGCCAAGAAAAAGCATTCAGATTGGTGGGAACAAGCCAGGCTGTTCTGAACTGTTTATAGACTGTCAAGACACATGGCATTTAACATATGCATCTGCTTCTTGACAAATACTGGAAAGTTTTGCTTCTTTGTCACACAGCAAAACCACTTGCTTCTGAAAAAGCTGAAGTGATGAGCTTTCAACTTAAATCAAAATTGGGAAATTTAATTAGGATGAATATAGCAACAGGAATACTGACTGGAAATGGGCACTGGCAGCATATTGCACGAATGGCATACCAAGTATACTGGTACCTGGTTCATCTCCAGACTTGGAAATGCTGGTTTTGACCCAACATCTTCCTGGCTTGGACTGTAGTATCTGAAGCCAGGCCTCCATACATGTACTAACCTTTGACCTAACATCTTCAGAAGTCCTGCTCCAAGTAAGCTTGGAGTAATGTTGAGATTCAGCTATATGTGAGCAGGCCTTTTTGATGGCAGCCCATTAGTTATAGAACTCCTTCCCCACAGATGTTTCTTTGGTTTCTGCCctgctgatcttttttttttaactttcttagATTTCATTACAAGTTTTACCCAACTAAACCAGGAGAAACCCTCTCATCCTAAAGTACAGTACTGCAATGCAAATATATAGGTGGAATCAAATTTATGCATCCCCAAGACAATCTCCTCCACCAGCCACATCCTCAAGGTACATTTTTAACACAAGTGCTTTCAAATGCCTTATACTGCAACTTCCAATATACATACTAGGAAAGAGTTGGACACCTGTGGccagatatttttggaccacaactcccatattTCTTCCCCCTTGGCTATGCAGGTTAATGTTGATGTGAGTTATAGGTCAAAAGCATCTGGAGGTACACAGTCACTCAGTTCTGAACTATGGAGAACCCTCCTCTGAATAGTGGGAGGTACATCTCTGAGTAAAATAAGAAGAGTTGTCACATAGAAACAATTCCCCTCTCAGCTTCATTTCTTCCTACACAGAAGAGGCCAGAAATGCCACTCCTCTCACAGAAGAGTTGTGAAAAGAACCCTAATGCAGATTATGAGGATGCTGTCATTACCACACTTTCACCTCTAGGTGAAAagataaaaagggaaaagaaaggtaCTCCTCAAAttataaagaaaagcaaaaagggaCTTTTCAAGTGAGTgatgtgcagaaaaaaaacaatatataCAAGAATTATACTAACTAGTACAATAGCTATATTTAAAGCAGAAGCAAAGCACAGTCCCCCAAGCTGCATTTGTGGCTCCCCAcgtaaaatatatatgttttaaaaaagaatcaatttCTGCTCCTCAAACCCTCCAGGAGTGATTATTTTGCAGTAGAATGAGACTCAGTTACCCACAAACCAAACCCACAAAAATAGAAGAGGACTTAACATCCAGACCCTTCACAGCTGTCCAACTCTGACATAAACCATTAAGCAACtactccccccccaaatataATCACATGTTCAGAATGTATCAGATTTAAGTTACTTTTTGTCTCAAGCTCgccaagggagatggggaagaatCTTCTTCTCCTGTCTTTGATTCAAAGCTACCCTAAAGTGCTGTAATCCATTTACAGTTAAGGCACAAGTTCATCTTCATTTTTACATACAGTCCATCGAAATCCCTTGTTCAAAACAGCACTACGCGCTCTTCACCACTGCCTGGTTTCACACGCAACAGATCTTAGCACTTCAACCCTCATTTTCTGTATGTATCCTAACAAGGCTCATCCCTCGTCTTCCTATAAGACTGCTAACCAGACCACCCA of Pogona vitticeps strain Pit_001003342236 chromosome 6, PviZW2.1, whole genome shotgun sequence contains these proteins:
- the RPL18 gene encoding large ribosomal subunit protein eL18; amino-acid sequence: MGVDIRHNKDRKVRRKEPKSQDIYLRLLVKLYRFLARRTNAKFNKVILKRLFMSRTNRPPLSLSRMIRKMKLPGRDNKTAVVVGTVTDDVRIQEIPKLKVCALRVTKGARTRILKAGGQIMTFDQLAMAAPKGQGTVLLSGPRKAREVYRHFGKAPGTPHSHTKPYVRSKGRKFERARGRRASRGYKN